In Eleginops maclovinus isolate JMC-PN-2008 ecotype Puerto Natales chromosome 10, JC_Emac_rtc_rv5, whole genome shotgun sequence, the following proteins share a genomic window:
- the LOC134870536 gene encoding synaptic vesicle membrane protein VAT-1 homolog produces the protein MSGEDAPTPQPQPEQEKQPDEEPPPAALEAPQESGSSSPEAAEEKPLSIRALVLTGYGGYDKVKLQVKQQKQPQLAAGEVIVRVKACGLNFAELLGKQGLYELLPPPPVTLGMEGSGVIEAVGEDVKDRKVGDRVIVLIRSGMYQEVVVVPADSTFPMPEQMSFEEGAALPINYLTAYLMLFESANLKPGKSVLVHMAAGGVGVAVTQLCQTVPDVTVFGTASASKHEIISQGGVTHPIDYRTKDYVDEIRKISPKGVDIVLDPLGGSDTQKGFSLLKPLGMIIVFGAANCVTGQKKNLLAMAKTWYNQLSLSMLKLMQTNKGVCGFHLGYIPDEQLIHRTMFKLLELYSQGKIKPRIDSCYHFEEATNAMKRMHDRQNIGKVILLPEAKKEEEVPKSSPEPVENVEKTEAAIIEKKEETTEEVKAED, from the exons ATGTCTGGCGAAGACGCTCCAACTCCGCAGCCGCAGCCTGAGCAGGAGAAACAGCCCGACGAGGAGCCTCCACCGGCGGCTTTAGAGGCACCGCAGGAGTCTGGGAGCAGCAGCCCTGAGGCGGCCGAGGAGAAGCCTCTCTCCATCCGGGCTCTGGTCCTCACGGGCTACGGGGGCTATGATAAAGTGAAGCTGCAGgtgaagcagcagaagcagccGCAGCTAGCCGCGGGAGAAGTCATCGTGCGTGTCAAGGCGTGCGGGCTGAACTTCGCAGAGCTGTTGGGCAAACAGGGGCTGTACGAGCTGCTGCCCCCCCCGCCTGTCACCCTGGGTATGGAGGGCTCCGGGGTCATCGAGGCAGTCGGGGAGGATGTGAAAGACAGGAAG GTGGGGGATCGGGTCATCGTGTTGATCCGCAGCGGCATGTACCAGGAAGTGGTCGTCGTGCCCGCTGACAGTACCTTCCCCATGCCCGAGCAGATGAGCTTTGAGGAGGGTGCTGCTCTGCCCATCAACTACCTCACCGCCTACCTGATGCTTTTCGAGTCGGCCAACCTGAAGCCAGGCAAGAGTGTCCTCGTCCACATGGCTGCAG GTGGTGTCGGTGTTGCTGTAACACAGCTCTGTCAGACTGTGCCAGATGTGACGGTTTTCGGCACGGCCTCAGCCTCCAAGCATGAGATCATTTCCCAAGGCGGCGTAACTCACCCCATCGACTACCGCACCAAAGACTACGTGGATGAAATCCGCAAAATCAGCCCCAAGG gagtGGACATTGTCCTCGACCCCCTCGGTGGATCAGATACCCAGAAAGGCTTCAGTTTGTTGAAGCCTTTGGGCATGATTATAGTCTTTG GCGCGGCCAATTGTGTGACAGGCCAGAAGAAGAACCTGTTGGCCATGGCGAAGACCTGGTACAACCAGCTCTCTCTCAGCATGCTCAAACTGATGCAAACCAACAAGGGCGTCTGCGGCTTCCACCTGGGATACATCCCTGATGAGCAGCTGATCCACCGGACCATGTTCaagctgctggagctctacAGCCAGGGCAAGATCAAGCCCCGCATCGACTCCTGCTACCACTTTGAGGAG GCTACTAATGCCATGAAGCGCATGCACGACCGCCAAAACATCGGGAAAGTCATCCTTCTTCCTGAAGcaaagaaggaggaagaggtgcCAAAGTCCAGCCCTGAGCCGGtagaaaatgtggaaaaaactgAAGCTGCCATCATCGAGAAGAAGGAAGAGACCACAGAGGAAGTTAAAGCCGAGGATTGA
- the LOC134870537 gene encoding probable phosphatase phospho1 — protein sequence MSHFYFGRKGACWAFNLKGHVGSCVWRLTSRSGFKWEYPLLLWESPLTNLSASLGCGRRSRAHSRPSQLICSLLRGTTQHFLHPPKMTAPPNLSHAAPQQQRFLVLFDFDETIINESSDDAVVRALPGQHLPDWLRNSYREGHYNEHMQKVLVYMAEQGVSEDSIRSAVEKIQPSPGLLNLFQYLHSHQQDFELAVVSDANMYIIETWLERAGVRHLFRKIFTNPASFDNSGCLMLLPFHSHSCSCCPENMCKQVILREYLAGRQKERGGAPFQKVFYIGDGANDICPSLALGPRDTAFPRRDFPMHRLLLERQQSQTAKFKANVVPWVSGEDIVDCLKKIMEER from the exons atgagtCATTTTTACTTTGGAAGAAAAGGTGCCTGCTGGGCTTTTAACTTGAAAGGTCACGTCGGAAGTTGTGTGTGGAGGCTAACTTCACGGAGTGGCTTTAAATGGGAATACCCTCTGCTGCTGTGGGAGTCTCCTTTAACGAATCTCTCCGCGTCACTGGGATGCGGTCGCCGGAGCCGGGCACATAGCCGACCATCCCAGCTCATATGCTCACTGCTG AGAGGGACCACTCAGCATTTCCTCCACCCACCAAAGATGACAGCTCCACCAAACCTGAGCCATGCAGCGCCACAGCAACAGCGCTTTTTGGTGTTGTTCGACTTTGATGAGACCATCATCAATGAGAGCAGCGATGATGCTGTGGTGCGAGCTCTACCAGGCCAACACCTCCCCGACTGGCTGAGAAACAGCTACAGAGAGGGGCACTACAACGAGCACATGCAGAAAGTCTTGGTCTACATGGCGGAGCAGGGTGTGTCCGAGGACTCCATCCGTTCAGCGGTGGAGAAGATCCAGCCCTCCCCTGGCCTCCTGAACCTCTTCCAGTACCTGCACAGCCATCAGCAGGACTTTGAGCTGGCAGTGGTCTCCGACGCCAACATGTACATCATCGAGACGTGGCTGGAGCGTGCTGGAGTGCGTCACCTTTTCCGGAAGATTTTCACAAACCCGGCAAGTTTCGATAACTCCGGCTGTCTCATGCTGCTCCCTTTCCACTCCCACTCCTGCTCATGTTGCCCTGAAAACATGTGCAAGCAGGTGATCCTTCGAGAGTATCTGGCAGGCCGACAAAAGGAGCGTGGTGGTGCCCCCTTCCAGAAAGTATTCTATATTGGAGACGGGGCCAATGATATCTGTCCCTCTTTGGCTCTGGGGCCCCGGGACACAGCTTTCCCCAGGAGGGACTTCCCCATGCACAGGCTGCTTCTGGAGAGGCAGCAGTCTCAGACGGCCAAGTTCAAGGCAAATGTCGTTCCCTGGGTCAGTGGTGAAGACATAGTGGACTGCCTGAAGAAAATAATGGAGGAGagatga